TGATTCGGAGTCAGCAGGGCGAGTCCATGGACGGCGGCGGCCGACTCGTGGCTGAGAACGCGCAGGCCGGTCCGTGCGGCGCCGGATCGCCGCGGTCGTTTGGTGGCCGCCGCGATGCACTTGCTCCGGTAGATGATCTGGCGCTGGAGATATGCGGGTTTGCCCAGGAGCGACGCGCCGGCGATGTAGGTACCGCGACCGACGGCCACGAGGACGCCGTCGTGCACCGCGTCGTCGATCTCGCGCGGCAGCGCTCCCGATTCCAGTGCTGTCTGCCGTCGCAGGAGGCCGTGTCGATCGAAGTTCACCATGCATAGTTCGACGCACCAGCCCGCCGCTCGGTTCCATCTCCGCGACGGGAGCGACAGTCAGCGCGCCGGCGCGACAGTCGTCGAGGGCGCGACGACCGCGGCTGTCGCTTCCTCGACCGGTGTCGCGCCGGTCCGACGGCTGTCGCGTCCGCCGCGATCGAACGGAACCCGATAGGGTCTAGGGCGTGACGACACGAGCAGACGGCCGCGCCGACAACGAACTGCGGCCCATCACCTTCACCCGCGGTTTCACCTCCAATCCGGCGGGCTCGGTCCTCGTCGAATTCGGCAACACCCGCGTCATGTGCACGGCATCGGTGACGCCCGGCGTGCCGCGCTGGCGCCAGGGGTCGGGCCTCGGCTGGCTCACCGCCGAATACGCGATGCTGCCGGCCGCGACGCACGAGCGGTCCAGCCGTGAATCGGTGCGCGGCAAGGTCGGCGGCCGCACGCACGAGATCAGCCGCCTGGTCGGGCGTTCGCTGCGCGCCTGCATCGACCTTGCCGCCCTGGGCGAGAACACCATCGCGATCGACTGCGACGTCCTGCAGGCCGACGGCGGCACCCGCACCGCGGCCATCACCGGCGCCTACGTCGCGCTGTCCGACGCGGTCACCTGGCTCGGCGCCGCCGGGAAGCTGGCCGACCCGCAGCCGCTCAGCTGCGTGCTCGCGGCGGTCAGCGTGGGCGTCGTCGACGGCCGGGTCCGCCTGGACCTGCCGTACGAGGAGGATTCGCGCGCCGAGGTCGACATGAACGTGGTCGCCACCGACGCCGGGACCT
The nucleotide sequence above comes from Gordonia sp. PP30. Encoded proteins:
- the rph gene encoding ribonuclease PH, encoding MTTRADGRADNELRPITFTRGFTSNPAGSVLVEFGNTRVMCTASVTPGVPRWRQGSGLGWLTAEYAMLPAATHERSSRESVRGKVGGRTHEISRLVGRSLRACIDLAALGENTIAIDCDVLQADGGTRTAAITGAYVALSDAVTWLGAAGKLADPQPLSCVLAAVSVGVVDGRVRLDLPYEEDSRAEVDMNVVATDAGTFVEIQGTGEGATFPRGTLDKLLDVALHGIDQLVEAQRAALALPYPGELPSAE